Proteins from a single region of Bos indicus x Bos taurus breed Angus x Brahman F1 hybrid chromosome 29, Bos_hybrid_MaternalHap_v2.0, whole genome shotgun sequence:
- the LOC113886221 gene encoding zinc finger protein 740-like isoform X1, translating to MKEASLLACEGLAGVSLVPTAASKKMMLSQIASKQAENGEQAGSPDVLRCSNQGHRKDSDKSRSRKDDDSLAEASHSKKTVKKVVVVEQNGSFQVKIPKNFVCEHCFGAFRSSYHLKRHILIHTGEKPFECDICDMRFIQKYHLERHKCVHSGEKPYQCERCHQCFSRTDRLLRHKRMCQGFQSKTSDGQFSL from the coding sequence ATGAAGGAGGCAAGTCTCCTGGCTTGTGAAGGCCTAGCAGGTGTGAGTTTGGTTCCCACTGCAGCCAGCAAGAAGATGATGCTGAGCCAGATTGCCAGCAAGCAGGCCGAGAATGGAGAGCAGGCAGGTAGCCCTGATGTGCTGAGGTGCTCGAATCAGGGCCACCGAAAAGACAGTGATAAATCCCGGAGCCGCAAAGACGATGACAGCTTGGCTGAGGCCTCTCATTCAAAAAAGACTGTTAAAAAGGTGGtggtagtggaacaaaatggttCTTTTCAAGTAAAGATTCCCAAGAATTTTGTTTGTGAACACTGCTTTGGAGCCTTTAGGAGCAGTTATCACCTCAAGAGGCACATCCTTATTCATACCGGTGAGAAGCCATTTGAGTGTGACATATGTGATATGCGTTTCATCCAGAAGTACCACCTGGAGCGTCACAAGTGTGTACACAGTGGGGAAAAGCCCTACCAGTGTGAACGGTGTCACCAGTGTTTTTCTCGGACAGATCGATTACTCAGACACAAACGGATGTGCCAAGGGTTCCAGTCCAAGACTTCCGACGGACAGTTTTCTCTCTAG
- the LOC113886221 gene encoding zinc finger protein 740-like isoform X2 encodes MAQGHRKDSDKSRSRKDDDSLAEASHSKKTVKKVVVVEQNGSFQVKIPKNFVCEHCFGAFRSSYHLKRHILIHTGEKPFECDICDMRFIQKYHLERHKCVHSGEKPYQCERCHQCFSRTDRLLRHKRMCQGFQSKTSDGQFSL; translated from the exons ATGGCTCAG GGCCACCGAAAAGACAGTGATAAATCCCGGAGCCGCAAAGACGATGACAGCTTGGCTGAGGCCTCTCATTCAAAAAAGACTGTTAAAAAGGTGGtggtagtggaacaaaatggttCTTTTCAAGTAAAGATTCCCAAGAATTTTGTTTGTGAACACTGCTTTGGAGCCTTTAGGAGCAGTTATCACCTCAAGAGGCACATCCTTATTCATACCGGTGAGAAGCCATTTGAGTGTGACATATGTGATATGCGTTTCATCCAGAAGTACCACCTGGAGCGTCACAAGTGTGTACACAGTGGGGAAAAGCCCTACCAGTGTGAACGGTGTCACCAGTGTTTTTCTCGGACAGATCGATTACTCAGACACAAACGGATGTGCCAAGGGTTCCAGTCCAAGACTTCCGACGGACAGTTTTCTCTCTAG